GTCCTGCTTCGGGCGCAATTAAGAAATGCCAGCTGTATAGCCTTACAACAAAGCCAAAGAGCAACACTGCCAACAATATCAGTCCTCCTTTTTTCATGGTTTTGAAATGTAACAGCAGGATCAGTACAAGCGGGAAGAGCAAATAAAAATGTTCTTCTACACATAATGACCAGACATGCGAAAAAGTACCGAAGTTTTTAATATCGAAGTTGAAATTTTGTGTAAACGTTAAAAATTTCCATAGTGGCGGCAATGCTTCTCTTTCCCGGAAAGCAGGTATTAAAAAATAGATAGCCAATAGCAGGAGGTAAGCCGGAATGATCCTGAAAAAACGTTTAATAAAAAATTCCGGCAGGGATATTTCTTTTCCGGCGGCTATGTTTACAAACAACTGGGAGGAGATCAGGTAGCCACTCAATACAAAGAAAAGGTCTACGCCCGTCCATCCGAAGCCCATTATATTGTCCAGCCAATGCGGGTGCGGAAACATCCGGTAATGATAAAACAAGACCATGATAATAGCCAGTGCTCTCAAATGATCCAGCCCGTAAAGCTTTTTATTTTGTGCTGTTGTAGTAACTGTTGCCGTTGGATATGTCATAAAATAGCTGCCACCTGTTGACAGGGGCTAAAAATACCCTTTCAATTTATAAGGAAGATTCCCGTGCGTTCAATATAATAAATGTTTATTGCCCTGTTGGATTTTCGTTATAAACGGTTTATAGATTGTATAGACGATTATTTATTGTTTACTGTAATTTGTTTCTATCTTTTTATGTTGAATTTCTTTACCATTGGCACGCCCAAACCGGTAATTAACATTGATCTTGAATACCCGCGTAGTGTATTTCTGTAGAAAGTCCTGTTGAAAGGTG
The Chitinophaga sp. MM2321 DNA segment above includes these coding regions:
- a CDS encoding acyltransferase, whose translation is MTYPTATVTTTAQNKKLYGLDHLRALAIIMVLFYHYRMFPHPHWLDNIMGFGWTGVDLFFVLSGYLISSQLFVNIAAGKEISLPEFFIKRFFRIIPAYLLLLAIYFLIPAFREREALPPLWKFLTFTQNFNFDIKNFGTFSHVWSLCVEEHFYLLFPLVLILLLHFKTMKKGGLILLAVLLFGFVVRLYSWHFLIAPEAGQNNFGITWYRYMYYPTYNRLDGLLAGVAIAALFAFRPAVKERLTKHGNIILLAGLIVLTGAWFLCKAQQSFHASISGYPLVAAGYGLLVMAAVSPSCVLYRYNSRVTALIARLSFVLYLSHKGVIHLVHPLLEKAGIAPKGNLMFLLCLTAGILGALLLNKTVEAPFLRLRQRILERRRKKLSVKNEMVGDFQQR